The sequence CGTGCATAACTGTACAAATAGATTGAGGCAAAATTTGAGCGTAGGATTTCTTATGCGTGATTTTATATTAGTGAATAGACCAATAATGGGATTCTGAACAGGCATAGTGCTGAATGTCCTTTCAATTAATGTGTTAACACATTCAAATGAAAAGTACTGTCTAATTATTTACTACTTGTCATTTTAGCATTCTGAAGACACATGAAGGTGCACTGGACATGTCACCGCGATTCTCCTATTGCAAGCCTGTGAGTAAATTGGATCCATCttgcgttttttttttgtttgcgtAACATATTTTATTCAGTTTACCTATTGGAATGACTTTTAATCATGCAGACCACCCATAGAGAtaagttactccacagaaggcaCTCACTTAACTTGCCAGAGCAATTGCTGGGCCATTACTCCAGAAAAACAGCAGAAAGAACCCAAAAGGCTACCTCAAAGGTTTGTTTCAACTCCTGCAAAATTGTTTCAAAATGTCAAATCCTGTCTATTCTCTCAAAACCGAAGAAATATACAGACGCATGTGTTGTATTTGGTGTTCGCTTTTATGCTACTGTTTAATAATCTTAGCAAGTCCTAGTACGCCACTAACATTCATGAAACCATGCTTGTCATATCTGGAGGGGTATATGATTGTGGACCAAGACTATACTTAGAATTATGTATCTGATTTACTCAGGAAACTGGTTTAAGCTCAAAACACAAACATTCTCATGGCATAGTTTCTACTGGAAAGGGAGAAATTAATTCTGGGATGCATGTTCATCTATGCCTTTTAATTATAGATGTATTATAAGTTGTGACTTGCGGTTGTGCAGTCTGTTGCAGATTTAGTTGGGGAGATTGCAGCTCTCGAGCAGGAAGTCATACGCAAGGAACTGCATCTGCTTTCTCTCTATAGAAGAACATTTGATCAATATCTATCTGAATCCCGCAGTTTCACAAGTGAGGTACATAACTTAGGACGCTAGATTGGACAGTATAAAGTCTAAATGTCCAATGTCCTAATATTAATGTCACTAGCAGCAGGTGGATCAAGAAACACTGAAAAACATCGACGAGGGTGCGCTTCGATTGAGGGATATCAAGCATTCCGCAGCCATCAATTTGCCAACCGTCTCAAATTCTGTTAGTGCACAGACTATTTCTCTTCATTCTTTCATACTAGTATAATAATCTTTCTAGCTGGAAATATCTGACATATTTCTCATATTTATAGGAGGTATCAAAATCAGGTTCAAAGCATTCCAGCCTTGTGAACTTCTTGAGTGCTTCTATTTCTGACTATGTACCTAAGATCTCATGCAAATTATCAGAGGACATTTTAAGCTGCATTGCCTCTGTCTACTGCAAACTTGGAAGCATGCCATCACAAGATGCAGACTGTATGACTTCACCGAGTCCTTCGGTTTCATCTTCAAGTACTTTTTCTCCGATGTGCCGTAATGATAGCTGGAGCCCTCGGTACAACTTTGATAGCCCTCGCCAATATGGATTCcagaaagagaggaatgaacAGAACATAGGCATGATTATTGTTCCGAGGATACGTATAGATGCTGACAAGTTTGATTTTGCCTCAAAAATGCTTCAGACTATCAGGTAAGCAATCAAACAAGAAAAAcagcaaaaaaaattgttcgaACTATTTATCTTCTCGACCAGGACAGTAGACTTAAGTAAGACACAAGGGTTCAGTTACTGATTTATATATTTGTTCATAATGTGTCCCAGGTCCCTGATACAACGCCTCGAAAAAATTGACCCAATGAAGATGACACATGAGGAGCAGCTCTGCTTTTGGATCAACATCCACAATGCTTTACTGATGCATGTATTGCTCTATACTGAAATTCCATCTCACTTTTTCCATGTCCATGTTTAGCCCCATAAGTGCATGCTTAACTTATGTTACTGCATTTTTGTATGACAGGCTTTTCTGGCCTATGGTCTACATGATAAACACATGAAGAGCACAGATATGATTTTGAAGGTACATCTCATTTGCTAGTGCTATCTATACTTGCATACAAATGTATCTGACCATTCTGACAAAATTTTCGTCAGGCTACATATAATGTGGGTGGCCAATCAGTAAATGCTCAAACTATTCAGAACTCAATTCTTGGATGCCAATCCCATCGTCCATCATTGGTACGTGCAGAATACTGAATTTCCATAAGAAATGCAAACACAATCGCTTGAAACAAACTAATGAGCATGGCCTTGCAGTGGGTTCGTGCGCTATTCACACCGACAAAAAGATCCATGGCAGGGACGACCAAGCACCCCTATGCTCTCCACCGTCCAGAGCCGATTGCGCATTTCGCCCTCTCGACGGGGGCATTTTCAGACCCACCTGTAACTAGCCCTTCAGCATAGCATCATCTCCTGCTGCTGATTCAATTCTGTTTGCAAAATCTTACCGCGAAACCTTATCATTTCAGGTTCGGCTGTACACTGCCAAGAAGATACATCAGCAGCTGGAGGTAGCCCGGACCCAGTTCATCCAGGCCAACGTCATGGTCAGGAAGCAGGTCCTCCTGCTGCCCAAGGTCCTGCACTACTACGCCAAGGACGCCACGCTCGAGCTGCGCCACCTCATGGAGCTGGTGTGCGAGAGCATGCCTGAGGCCCAGCGCTGCCTCCGGGTCAGGAGGATCGACAAGTGCGTGGAGTGGATGCCGTACAAGTCGTCCTTCAGATACGTTGTACATAGGGACCTGGCTGAGTAGGCAGGCATGCGCCACcgtttctctttcttcttttttttggttgatctttctccatCCTGGATGCGTCGTTACAACTTGCAGGTGTAAGTAGTGAAGCTAAGATGACCTATAAACCAATGGTGTAGTGGGGTGTGtatgcgtgtgtgtgtgtgagagagagagtgtgtgtaaATACAGGTGTGGCTGTGAATTGTGATAACTAGTTTTTAGTTTGGGCTGGTGGCTTGAAACCTTGTACCTTTTTCTTTGTGATCGTGCATTGGGATTGAGACGATGAACTTGTtaataacaacttgtatttaATGGTAATCCTataaaaacaacatatataagTATGTAAGGGAAACCTTGAGATTAGAATATTACTATAATATCTTTGATTATTATATCCTTTACATCCCCATAAAATGCAAAGCATATGTAACGTTGCATTTGAAAAAGTGAACAATAAGCATTAACTTAGATTAATATATTAAAAACTTGTCTCTTCAATGTCATCATAGAGTGAAGCCTTGGTAATTCTATTGAATCAAATCGAAGAAGTGCAAAGCGAAACACATGAGTAGAgtcgtgatgatgacaacaaaaaaaataccCTTGATTAAAAATTACAACAAAGCAATGATGAGTAGCAAGACGACAAATGAAATTGTCACTAGAATTACGGAAAGacaagatgataaaatgatgcTCGAGATCAAGAATTACAAACAAAACAATGACAAGTAGCAAAACAACAAATATCACACTCGGTTTCAAGAGAAcaaaccagatgtattccacatgtatgccagaatcaagtttcatacatgcggtgactttataagtgataacataacagtATCATTACATAACGATAGAATTCGTTACATAAGGACcctaaagaaaacactaagataactTCCAGCGGTAGCGTgtcttccatccatccacagacGTTGTCCGGGGAGCACCAACCTAGAACATGGTCATCAGGTCGAAAACTTTCTTCGCCTATAACTCAGCTCTATCATCCGAGACGTCCTCAAAGTCTTCACCTTTTGAGTAGCATCCAgaggttgggagaaggcaagcgcGAGTACATGAAGTACTCAATAAGTGTAGAAAAATATGACGTGAAGGCTTAAGGCAAGAAAGGCTCAACTCAGGTTGACTGCATCTATGCCAACCtaatctaggactcaaaaaAGGACTTATCAATTATTTACTATATGTAACGACACTAACATTAAAGAACAGCTTATTggattccatccaactaccGAACTCAGTAGgtattccatatccggctaccaactcatcggggttCCACCACctgactacccaaaaccaaccatccaagatccccattaatcatgaagaagtccaagctcgctcttgactATGAGCACGACCGatcaatcagttttatactctacagaggttgcacactttacccacgagacgtgattcccgttttgcttcacacttctgggggGCGGGatctcactacaagacctttacaaagcacctccaaatccatatgcacTCACTAAGATTTCACCGTTAACAGGGactccatccactgcagaggccccatcttgtgccactcaaccgtccacttgCGTGTAAAAAATAAGGaggatatctaattaattagccagaccgtacccatataagcctcgtggttacGCTGTTCagccgggttacatgcttcacaaaatggtccttaggatctaaagcAGGTACTTGCACATCACCCAATGTGCACAGAGCAGctataccaaccaaaccaatcTGCCTAAATCCCTAtgatccatgttgctacaaagatTACCCAAACCAATTCATGTCGCATAGACCGTTAATCAAATTAATATTTATCCCACCCAACTTGAcagcacaactaagcatttctacccttgTCATCTAAACTACAACACCGGCAGTAAGGATAATCATGGAAAGTACTAATAAACACTAAATATGGGATTCATATTAACAAAGCATGCaattagaaagtaaaagacacCTTTCATACAATAGtgtcaatgtgatcaaggacacttgccttcaacaacgggttgctcaaactcttcaaagatcAGGTCCTGCAGGTTCACGTACTGCTTGTCTCTTATTGCAATCACGCACACTGAAAATAAGCAAGCACaacatctaagaacagtacaccaaacagtagcaaaacactataaaaagcctactaacAGAAAGTACTCACTGCTACGATCGCGTGAACGTAAGAATCACATAAAATAGAGCTATAACGGAAAAATTATAAGGGTTTGAAGctttaggggcctttttgtaaaagaTCAAGGGCTAAATTGTAGAAACAGAAAGTTCTAGGGacttatttataaaatttcagagatttatttgtaattatataaaagtttaggggctaaaaataaaatataatagagGAGACAAGAGCTTATTtgtgaaaacaaaaatttttTGGGACCTAATGTAAAATTatctaatttcagagaataagagatctatttttttttactgaaaacCCTATTTATTGTGTCAACATGCTGAGTGGGCTCAAACGGATGACACGGCTTGCCACGTAGGACAAAAAGGTGACGTGACACCTATGTGGGTGCTGACTGGGCCTATGGTCCCATGGACTGACTGAGGTGGCCTGGTCCACCAGTCCATGCTGGTTCAATTACACAAATGAAGGGGTATGCGATCTTGGCCTTCAATTTTAGATCGGATGACTCTAGatggttgggggggggggggtttggcGGCCGTGGCGACTGGAGAGAGGCGGTGCCACCGCAGGCATGGCCGACAATGCTCGATCGAGCGTGTCGGGGCACAAAACTTGAAGGGATCTACAACA is a genomic window of Phragmites australis chromosome 17, lpPhrAust1.1, whole genome shotgun sequence containing:
- the LOC133897925 gene encoding uncharacterized protein LOC133897925 isoform X2, yielding MERESRSGVLSETASCAGTPRLAHSSCSLQHRYSSRSILKTHEGALDMSPRFSYCKPTTHRDKLLHRRHSLNLPEQLLGHYSRKTAERTQKATSKSVADLVGEIAALEQEVIRKELHLLSLYRRTFDQYLSESRSFTSEVDQETLKNIDEGALRLRDIKHSAAINLPTVSNSEVSKSGSKHSSLVNFLSASISDYVPKISCKLSEDILSCIASVYCKLGSMPSQDADCMTSPSPSVSSSSTFSPMCRNDSWSPRYNFDSPRQYGFQKERNEQNIGMIIVPRIRIDADKFDFASKMLQTIRSLIQRLEKIDPMKMTHEEQLCFWINIHNALLMHAFLAYGLHDKHMKSTDMILKATYNVGGQSVNAQTIQNSILGCQSHRPSLWVRALFTPTKRSMAGTTKHPYALHRPEPIAHFALSTGAFSDPPVRLYTAKKIHQQLEVARTQFIQANVMVRKQVLLLPKVLHYYAKDATLELRHLMELVCESMPEAQRCLRVRRIDKCVEWMPYKSSFRYVVHRDLAE
- the LOC133897925 gene encoding uncharacterized protein LOC133897925 isoform X1 produces the protein MERESRSGVLSETASCAGTPRLAHSSCSLQHRYSSRSILKTHEGALDMSPRFSYCKPTTHRDKLLHRRHSLNLPEQLLGHYSRKTAERTQKATSKSVADLVGEIAALEQEVIRKELHLLSLYRRTFDQYLSESRSFTSEQVDQETLKNIDEGALRLRDIKHSAAINLPTVSNSEVSKSGSKHSSLVNFLSASISDYVPKISCKLSEDILSCIASVYCKLGSMPSQDADCMTSPSPSVSSSSTFSPMCRNDSWSPRYNFDSPRQYGFQKERNEQNIGMIIVPRIRIDADKFDFASKMLQTIRSLIQRLEKIDPMKMTHEEQLCFWINIHNALLMHAFLAYGLHDKHMKSTDMILKATYNVGGQSVNAQTIQNSILGCQSHRPSLWVRALFTPTKRSMAGTTKHPYALHRPEPIAHFALSTGAFSDPPVRLYTAKKIHQQLEVARTQFIQANVMVRKQVLLLPKVLHYYAKDATLELRHLMELVCESMPEAQRCLRVRRIDKCVEWMPYKSSFRYVVHRDLAE